Within the Bacillus spongiae genome, the region GTAAGTTTTTCGGCTGTTATAGATGGAGAGTTTTATAAAGATGTATATTCTGATCAGCAAGGTAGAGTGGTCTTAGATGTTGGCCTTCCATTTAATTTTCTCACAGAGGTTTTTCCTCACGGAATTGAGTTACCTGAAGAATCAAAGGAGAAATTACAAACCTATTTTGTTAGATCGGATATCAAGATGGTTACTCAATTCCATGCTGTAACTTATTGCTTATCAATATTTGTTACATGGATTGTATTAATCATAGCACTACTAACTTTAAAACTTATCATTAATAAGAGGAGTAAGCGATCTGAATAATTCCCTTCCTTCAATGAATATAACCATTTATCTCTCAAATAAAAAAGTGTAGCCATAGCCACTTCATAAAGAAGGTTCTATGGCTTTACCTACATATTTAATATTACGTAAATTAACCCTACCTTCTACTCTTCCTTTATCTGGTTTATGAATTCAACAATAAAGAAACACAATTAATAGAATGCTATCTTCGCTTTTCGGCATACACCATTAACTCTCGTTTGATCATGAATCGTGTATACTTTTCAGACTACCTATTCATACATTAATCATTGACTACTATTATTCCTCGCTCCTTTATGAGCAACATATAAACTAGTCTCCTAGTTTGTGCTGTCGTTAAATGAATAAAAGTAGGTTTTTTTTCATTGGAAAGTAAGCTTGTAATAAAACGGTTACTTCCTTTATTAATATGTAAAAATAACAAAATGATAAGGTGTATGAAAAAGTTAGCATACTTTAACCTTATCTATTATTAAAGTAACCATCCAAGGAGAAATACAAGTTGAAATAAAAAGATCGTAAGGGGAATGATAGAAATTATTTTTAACCATTTCTTCTTTATCACAATCCCAAGTGTTAACAAAATTAAACCCAATACAAGCGTAGCAAAGATCATAACTACTGACATTTACATGAACCTCCAAATATTCTTATTTTCCATAGCTTCACAATTTCCATTATATTAATTTGACAAAATACGAAGCTTCATCAAATTACATAAGGCGTGTGCAATGGGGAACTCTTTACAATTTAGATATTTTACGAACCTAAAGCATGATTATCGCTATTTACCTTATAAATCCAACGACATAAAAAGGCTGTTTGGGTCCTCTTTGTAATCAGAAAAAGGCTTACAATACTGAAAACCAAAACTTGTATATAGTTTCCTAGCAGGTTTGAAAGCATCCATTGACCCTGTTTCCAAACTTAACTTTCGGTACCCTCTTCGCTTTGCTTCTGCGATGATGAATCCAAGGAGCTCTCTTGCAACGCCTTTCCTTAAATGTAATGAAGAAGTCCGCATTGATTTTATCTCTCCATGTTGATCATCAAGCTCTTTAAGTGCACCGCAGCCCATTAATTGTTCTTCTTCCCAGACACTCCAAAAAGTAATATCTGGTTTTTTTAATTCTTCAAGATTTAGTGCGTGAATACTCTCTGGTGGAGAATGAACTCCCATTCCTTGTAGATGCTCTCCCACTAGTTTAATCACGTCATGTCCTGTTAAGTCATCTATTTTAATCTCCATTAAAATTTCCACCTTTCTTATTTATCATTACATCTATTCAATAGGTTGTTGATAAAACAAAAAATACTCTTGTTTACTTCGTTTGCCTTCTTATCAAGAAGCTTATAATAATGGACGTATGTAATAACACCACTAATAAAATAGTCATAATTAATTCCTCATCTGTTGATGCATTCAAAATCAAAGCAACTACCCATAGAAAAAACAACGTAGAAATGAAAATTAAGATTGAATTTCTGAATACATCTTTCATCTTTCATCCTCTCCTTCTATCAAAACATATGGTTGATTCAAAGGTGTTAAACACTTTATTGCGATTACTTCTATACCTTTTCACCGATGTGAATAAGGTCATGAAAAGTCAATAGAAAAACGTACGCACCAATTGCATTTTCTATTTCATTAATTTCCTACTATTTCAAATACTTTCTTATATCTTATAGTTGTGAATGCTAAAATGCTACTAATGAGAGAAAATAATTCCTAAAAAAACTTTAATAGAAGAAACCGAATCAAATAGACTTATTGGGGGTTTGTAAGAAACGGCAACTATTTTTTATTCTTCTTTTTCTTCCTAATGTATATTAATAACCCTTACTCTAAGC harbors:
- a CDS encoding GNAT family N-acetyltransferase translates to MEIKIDDLTGHDVIKLVGEHLQGMGVHSPPESIHALNLEELKKPDITFWSVWEEEQLMGCGALKELDDQHGEIKSMRTSSLHLRKGVARELLGFIIAEAKRRGYRKLSLETGSMDAFKPARKLYTSFGFQYCKPFSDYKEDPNSLFMSLDL